The sequence TGCGGATCGCAGTAGTGCATCCAGTTGAACCCGTGGGCCACCTGGTCGCAAGCGTACAGGGCGCGCATGAGAAACGGATCCACGGAATAGTAGAAGAAATCCGCCAGGTTGTGGTCGCCCTTGTTGTAGGTCTCCGCGACGGTGGGGAACGACTGCGCCGAGATGTCGGTCTGGATGCCTACGTCCTGCCACTGGGCCTGGAGCAACTGCGAGATCTGGTCGAAGCCGAAGTTCGCAATGTTGATGAACTGGAGCCGCAGCGGCTGGCCGTCTTTTTGGCGGGTTCCACCCGGCCCCGCCTTCCACCCGGCTTCGTCGAGCAGGCTCTTCGCCCGGGCCGGATTGTACTGATACATCTTGTCGAGCGAGGGGTCGTAGGACAGCGTCCCGGGCAGAAAGATGTTGTGCGCCGGCTGGTAGATGCCCTTGTAGAGGGCCTCGATGATCGCCTCCTGATTGGTGGCGAACTCCAGCGCCTGCCGCACCTTGAGGTCGTCCGTCGGCGGGCGCTTGACGTTCACCATAATCGCGTACGGCATCCCGGTGACCGACGCGGTGAACACCGTGAAGTTCGGCGCGTGCAGCAGCGCGGTCACGTCGGTCGGGGCGAGGTTCTCGGCGACGAGCACCTCGCCGGTCTTGAGCGCGTTGAACCGCGTGGAGGCGTCCGGGACGATGCGGTACGTGATCTCGGCGAGATGAGGCGGCCCCTGATGGTGGGCCACCACGGGCGCCCAGTTGTAGTCGGGGTTCGCCACGATCGTGACGTGACTGCCAGGAACCCACTCCTGGAACTTGAACGGCCCGGTGCCCACGGGGTGCTGGCTCACACCCTGGTTGCCGTACTGCTTAAGCGCCGTCGGCGAGATCGGCGCGAGCCCGGACGTGGCGACGTTGTTGAGGAACGCGCCGTTCGACTCCTTGAAGACGATGGTCACGACGTCGTCGGCCTTGACCTCGGTGTGGGAGTAGGGTCCGAGCGCCGTGATCGCCGAGCGCGACTTGGTCTCGGGATTGACGATGTGCTCCAGCGTATCCTTGACCGCCTGTGCCGTGAACGGTGTGCCGTCGTGGAACTTCACGTCCTTGCGGAGATGGAACGTGAACTGCTTGGCGTCGGCGGACACTTCCCACCGCAGGGCAAGGCCCGGGAAGTACTCCTGCCCCTGGCGCATCCCGGGGAGGTGCCAGATCAATGGGTCGAAGACGTTGAGGCTGATGTACCCGCTGGAGATGAGCCCCGACGTCCCGGGGTCGAGCGATTCGGGACTCTGCCACATCCCAAACACGACCCGGCCCTGGGGAGCGGTCGCGGCCCGGGCCACCGGCGCCGTCCCGGCGGATCGGACCAACGGACCGAGGAGCGCCGCACTCCCGAGGCCCGCGGCGCCGGCAAGCAAGCCCCGCCGGGTCAGCCTCACCGCGCCGGCCCGCTCTCCCGGGCGCAGCGCCTTCGCAACGAGCGTACGCTTCACGCGACGCGTCTTCACCCGAACGTCCCTCCTCGTTTCCCGCTTGGATTACCCTCAGGTTCCACGCACCGACCCGCAACTCCCGCTCCCGCCGCCGCGGGGCGCATCTGGAGGAAGCATTGGAGCGCAAGTCTAATCAGGTCACGACCACGCAGGCGGTTCCGGGAACTGTCCTGGGCCAAGGGGGGGACGCTCCGGCGGTGGAGTGGCTCGATCTGGCATTGCCCGCTCAGCCATCGAGTCTGCGGCTCGTGCGACAGGCCGTCCGGCAACTCGCCGGCCGCTTCAAGTTGGACGAGGACCTCGTGTTCGCGCTCAACGTCGCCGTGGGGGAGGCGGTCACCAACGTGATCGAGCACGCGTACGTTGGCGCGGCCGGCACCGTCTACGTCCGCGCCCGTCGCGACGGCATGACGCTGCGCGTGGAAGTCGAGGATCGGGGGAAGTGGCGGCCGGACCGGCCGAGCAGACCGGGCGGACGCGGGCTCTCGGTGATACGCGGGCTCGTGCACGGCTTGGAGGTACGCACCGGGGCGGACGGCACGACCGTCCGGTTCCGGTTTCCGCTCCAGGAGCGACAAGGCGCGCTCGCCGAGGCGCCGCCCCACGTCGCCGGCACCGAGCGTGTGCAACACCGGGCGGTGCGCGCCCGACGAGGGCGCCGCCCGTGAGATCCGGCGCGTAGACGCAAGAGGAGCGCTCTATCAGGTCCGCACGGTCTAAGCCGGTGCCGCTCACTGATCGAACAGATTGTTGAGCGACTCCGCGAGCGTCGGATGCGCGAACGTGGCGTCCCGCAGCGCCGTGTACGCCAGCCGCCCCATCATCGCCAGCTCGACCATGGACATCAGCTCGCCGCCGGCCACGCCCAGGATCGCACATCCGAGGATCTGGGCGGAACGTTCGTCCACCACGACCTTCATCAGGCCGCGCGGCTCGTCCATCTCCAGCGCCCGCGCGACGGAGCTCATCGGCATCGTAAACACGCGGATGGGACCGCCGCGCGCCCGCGCCTCGGTCTCGCTCAGGCCGACCCGGCCCAACTCGGGGTCGGTGAACACGGTGTACGGGACGACGCGATCCCGGGTCGTGGCGCTGCCATCGTGCAGGGTGTTGGTCTGGAGAATCCGGAAGTCGTCGTACGAGATGTGGGTGAACGCCGGACCGCCTTTGACGTCTCCGAGCGCGTAGACGCCCGGGGCGGACGTCTCGAGGCGCTCGTTCACCCGCACGAACCCGCGGGCGTCCGTCTCGATCCCGGCGGCGCCCAGGTTGAGACGATCGGTGTTGGGGACCCGCCCCGTCGCGACGAGCAGGTGGGAACCGCTGAGCGCGCGGGACGCGCGCCCGCCGGCGACCCGCACGCTCAGGCGCACACCCCCACCCGGCCCCGAGGCGACGCGCAGGGTCTCGGCCCGGAGTAGCACCTTGATCCCGTCCTGGCGAAGGATCTTCTCCACCTCCCCGGCGACGTCGGGATCCTCGCGGTCCAGCAGGCGCTCGTTGCGGTGCACGATGGTCACGTCGCTCCCGAACCGCCGGAACATCTGTCCGAACTCGAGGCCGATGTATCCGCCCCCGACGACGAGGAGGTGCCGGGGCACGGCCCCCAACTCCATGATCGACGTGGAATCCAGCACGGGTACTCCGTCCAGCCCCGGGATGGGCGGGCGTCCGGGGCGCGCGCCCGTGTTGATGAAGATCTGGTCGGCGGTGAGGACCCGAGGGCGGCCGCGGCGCTGCGCGACCGTGATCGTGCCCGATCCGGTGAAGCTCGCGTCGCCCATGATCAGATCGAGCCCCGGCGTGCGCCGTAGCGCGCGCGCGCCGCCGCTGCGCCACGCGTCTACGATGCGCCGTTTGCGCTGCCGCACGCGCCCCATCTCGACCGTGACGCGTCCGGTGCGCACCCCGTAGCCGGCCGCGCGCCGCGCGAGGTACGCGACCCTGGCGCTCGCCACCATCGTCTTGGTAGGTGTACATCCCTCGTTGATGCAGGTGCCGCCGACGTGTTCCCGCTCGATCATCGCCGTCTTCCGCCCGGCCGCAGCCAGCGCCTTCGCGAGCGGATTGCCGCCCTGTCCGGACCCGATCACGATCGCGTCGTACCGCTCCTCGCCCGCCACGCACCCACCTCCGTCTGTCCGCGTCCGTGTGAAAGCGCTTGCGCGGGCCGGCGCGGGATTCCTCCTTCGCTCGCGCGCCCGCGGAGCACCATCCCGCGCGCACGCAGCCGATCGAGCCGCGCGTGAAGGCCCGGTTGTCGCCGGTAGAGAACTCGGGAAGTGATGAGCCTCGGGACGCCGTTTCGATGACGGGTGGAGACGCAGATGCCGCAGTACGATGCGATCGTGATCGGCGTGGGCGCGATGGGCAGCGCCACCGTG is a genomic window of bacterium containing:
- a CDS encoding ABC transporter substrate-binding protein, with the protein product MKTRRVKRTLVAKALRPGERAGAVRLTRRGLLAGAAGLGSAALLGPLVRSAGTAPVARAATAPQGRVVFGMWQSPESLDPGTSGLISSGYISLNVFDPLIWHLPGMRQGQEYFPGLALRWEVSADAKQFTFHLRKDVKFHDGTPFTAQAVKDTLEHIVNPETKSRSAITALGPYSHTEVKADDVVTIVFKESNGAFLNNVATSGLAPISPTALKQYGNQGVSQHPVGTGPFKFQEWVPGSHVTIVANPDYNWAPVVAHHQGPPHLAEITYRIVPDASTRFNALKTGEVLVAENLAPTDVTALLHAPNFTVFTASVTGMPYAIMVNVKRPPTDDLKVRQALEFATNQEAIIEALYKGIYQPAHNIFLPGTLSYDPSLDKMYQYNPARAKSLLDEAGWKAGPGGTRQKDGQPLRLQFINIANFGFDQISQLLQAQWQDVGIQTDISAQSFPTVAETYNKGDHNLADFFYYSVDPFLMRALYACDQVAHGFNWMHYCDPQVDTLVSKGNATADPAKRIPFFRQAAKTAMEAAVVIPIYQQRAVFAASSRVQAVRFTVNGFPIFYDATLRA
- a CDS encoding ATP-binding protein: MERKSNQVTTTQAVPGTVLGQGGDAPAVEWLDLALPAQPSSLRLVRQAVRQLAGRFKLDEDLVFALNVAVGEAVTNVIEHAYVGAAGTVYVRARRDGMTLRVEVEDRGKWRPDRPSRPGGRGLSVIRGLVHGLEVRTGADGTTVRFRFPLQERQGALAEAPPHVAGTERVQHRAVRARRGRRP
- a CDS encoding mercuric reductase — its product is MAGEERYDAIVIGSGQGGNPLAKALAAAGRKTAMIEREHVGGTCINEGCTPTKTMVASARVAYLARRAAGYGVRTGRVTVEMGRVRQRKRRIVDAWRSGGARALRRTPGLDLIMGDASFTGSGTITVAQRRGRPRVLTADQIFINTGARPGRPPIPGLDGVPVLDSTSIMELGAVPRHLLVVGGGYIGLEFGQMFRRFGSDVTIVHRNERLLDREDPDVAGEVEKILRQDGIKVLLRAETLRVASGPGGGVRLSVRVAGGRASRALSGSHLLVATGRVPNTDRLNLGAAGIETDARGFVRVNERLETSAPGVYALGDVKGGPAFTHISYDDFRILQTNTLHDGSATTRDRVVPYTVFTDPELGRVGLSETEARARGGPIRVFTMPMSSVARALEMDEPRGLMKVVVDERSAQILGCAILGVAGGELMSMVELAMMGRLAYTALRDATFAHPTLAESLNNLFDQ